In Oceanispirochaeta sp., the DNA window ATCTTCATGGCTTCCAGGACAATGACTTCATCTCCTTCTGAAACACTGTCGCCGACGGCAACAGAAATTCTCAATACAAGACCGGGCATGGGGGCATTGACTGGCTGAGCAGGTCCGCTGGACGCTGCTGCAGTTGCAGTTGTTGCTGCTGCCGCATCAATGCCATCTGCGATGGAAATGTCATAGCTGGTTCCGTTGACAACGGCTTTATCACCATCCAGTTTTACACCGTAGGATTTTCCGTTTACTGTCACAGTATAACCTTCTGCGGATGTTGTCCCTGAAGCGGCTGCTTTCCTGGCATTCTTCATGATGTTAACTTTCGCGTCACCCTTAAGGAACATGATTCCCTTATCCTGACAGGCTGCGGCGATGAAGATGTTTTCATCAGAAAGATCTGTAATACCGTTCTCTTTGAGCATCTTTTTGGCTGCTTCAATACCGAGCTTTTCGTTTCTGTC includes these proteins:
- a CDS encoding biotin/lipoyl-containing protein, coding for DRNEKLGIEAAKKMLKENGITDLSDENIFIAAACQDKGIMFLKGDAKVNIMKNARKAAASGTTSAEGYTVTVNGKSYGVKLDGDKAVVNGTSYDISIADGIDAAAATTATAAASSGPAQPVNAPMPGLVLRISVAVGDSVSEGDEVIVLEAMKMETPISSPVSGSILAISVSQGDQVTAGQCLIEIG